The Garra rufa chromosome 23, GarRuf1.0, whole genome shotgun sequence genome includes a region encoding these proteins:
- the mrpl48 gene encoding large ribosomal subunit protein mL48 isoform X2, with translation MHPFLNKVLLLQSTRALVCAASSVQSQMLTTQMPLGVLLTNRQYRSMPTHGIGKHRHLLPKALPKKKKDRVQAKEIKAATATEFGVFNVCVSGYDMTLVEHYSQYIHNLCNHLDIKVDESFALPTKSTEVMVMQEQGTKMYVDAVLRTHERVVQISEMKATLLPILMEVVLKNQPEGVRLCVKQHTEADYQSRFKARPELEGLLAKINH, from the exons ATGCACCCTTTCCTCAACAAG GTTTTATTGCTTCAGAGCACACGGGCGCTGGTATGTGCGGCATCATCGGTTCA AAGTCAAATGCTAACTACACAGATGCCTTTGG GTGTATTGCTGACTAACAGACAGTATAGATCAATGCCCACACATGGTATTGGAAAACACAGGCATCTTCTTCCAAAAGCATTG CCAAAGAAGAAGAAGGACAGAGTTCAGGCGAAAGAGATTAAAGCAGCAACAGCAACAGAGTTTGGTgtgtttaatgtgtgtgtttcaggTTATGACATGACGCTAGTGGAACATTATTCCCAGTACATCCACAATCTCTGCAATCATTTGGACATCAAAGTCGATGAAAG CTTTGCTCTGCCTACGAAAAGCACCGAGGTCATGGTGATGCAGGAACAAGGCACTAAGATGTATGTAGATGCAGTCCTGAGAACCCATGAGCGTGTTGTTCAG ATCAGTGAAATGAAGGCAACACTTCTTCCCATACTTATGGAAGTTGTTCTGAAGAATCAACCTGAGGGGGTGCGACTTTGTGTAAAGCAG cacacaGAAGCAGATTATCAATCCCGGTTCAAAGCGAGACCTGAACTTGAGGGGCTTCTCGCAAaaattaatcattaa
- the dnajb13 gene encoding dnaJ homolog subfamily B member 13 translates to MGRDYYAILEINRNATDADIKKAYRRLALKHHPSSNSHASAAERFTLLAEAFDVLSDPHKKATYDKFGEEGLKGGIPSELGVNGAWSSGYVYHGNADETFRQFFGGDNPFADFFTSDGNEDNTDFKSLRGQKEKLQDPPIERDLHLALEDLYYGCTKKIKISRRVMNEDGHTSSIRDKILTFTVKAGWNEGTRITFPKEGDQGPNNIPADIVFVIRQKHHPRFARQNDDLYYTAHISLEKALTGFSVEVETLDGRLLNIPINDIVHPQYTKTVTGEGMPLANNQSIRGDLIIRFITQFPEKLSPEKKLLLKQALSSELIHATTEKHSF, encoded by the exons ATGGGAAGAGACTATTACGCTATTTTGGAAATAAACCGCAACGCCACTGATGCTGACATAAAGAAGGC CTACCGGCGGCTCGCGTTGAAGCATCACCCGAGCAGCAACAGCCACGCGAGCGCCGCCGAGCGCTTCACTCTGCTCGCGGAGGCTTTTGACGTGCTGAGTGACC CACACAAAAAGGCCACGTATGATAAGTTTGGAGAGGAAGGTTTAAAAGGAGGAATCCCATCTGAGCTGGGAGTGAATGGCGCCTGGTCATCAGGATATGTGTACCACGGAAATGCAGATGAAACTTTCAGACAGTTTTTCGGAGGAGATAACCCTTTTGCAG ATTTCTTTACCAGTGATGGCAATGAAGACAACACAGATTTTAAGAGCTTGCGTGGGCAAAAAGAAAAGCTGCAGGATCCACCAATTGAGAGAGACCTTCATCTCGCCTTGGAGGACCTTTATTATGGATGCACTAAAAAAATTAAGATATCCCGTAGG GTCATGAATGAGGATGGACACACATCCAGCATCAGGGACAAAATTTTAACCTTCACTGTAAAAGCAGGATGGAATGAAGGGACAAGGATCACGTTTCCAAAAGAGGGAGACCAG GGACCAAACAACATCCCAGCTGACATTGTGTTTGTCATACGCCAGAAGCATCACCCACGCTTTGCCCGCCAAAATGATGATCTGTACTACACAGCACATATTTCTCTTGAGaag GCTTTAACTGGTTTCTCAGTAGAAGTTGAAACACTAGATGGCAGGCTTCTCAACATCCCTATCAATGACATTGTGCA CCCTCAGTACACCAAGACTGTGACCGGGGAGGGAATGCCGCTAGCCAACAACCAGTCCATAAGAGGGGACCTGATCATTCGCTTCATTACTCAGTTCCCAGAGAAGCTCTCACCTGAAAAGAAACTGCTTCTAAAACAAGCTCTCtcatcagaactcatccatgcaACCACAGAGAAACATTCATTTTAG
- the mrpl48 gene encoding large ribosomal subunit protein mL48 isoform X1, protein MHPFLNKVLLLQSTRALVCAASSVQSQMLTTQMPLAGVLLTNRQYRSMPTHGIGKHRHLLPKALPKKKKDRVQAKEIKAATATEFGVFNVCVSGYDMTLVEHYSQYIHNLCNHLDIKVDESFALPTKSTEVMVMQEQGTKMYVDAVLRTHERVVQISEMKATLLPILMEVVLKNQPEGVRLCVKQHTEADYQSRFKARPELEGLLAKINH, encoded by the exons ATGCACCCTTTCCTCAACAAG GTTTTATTGCTTCAGAGCACACGGGCGCTGGTATGTGCGGCATCATCGGTTCA AAGTCAAATGCTAACTACACAGATGCCTTTGG CAGGTGTATTGCTGACTAACAGACAGTATAGATCAATGCCCACACATGGTATTGGAAAACACAGGCATCTTCTTCCAAAAGCATTG CCAAAGAAGAAGAAGGACAGAGTTCAGGCGAAAGAGATTAAAGCAGCAACAGCAACAGAGTTTGGTgtgtttaatgtgtgtgtttcaggTTATGACATGACGCTAGTGGAACATTATTCCCAGTACATCCACAATCTCTGCAATCATTTGGACATCAAAGTCGATGAAAG CTTTGCTCTGCCTACGAAAAGCACCGAGGTCATGGTGATGCAGGAACAAGGCACTAAGATGTATGTAGATGCAGTCCTGAGAACCCATGAGCGTGTTGTTCAG ATCAGTGAAATGAAGGCAACACTTCTTCCCATACTTATGGAAGTTGTTCTGAAGAATCAACCTGAGGGGGTGCGACTTTGTGTAAAGCAG cacacaGAAGCAGATTATCAATCCCGGTTCAAAGCGAGACCTGAACTTGAGGGGCTTCTCGCAAaaattaatcattaa